ATGAAGTTAAAGGCAGAAAAAGTCCTTCTTAGCCCTCACTCTTATATCGAGAAGCCAATAATACCTTCAGAATATATCAAAAAAGTTAGAGAATCCCTCGGGCTTGAAGCAACTGGAAATTCAGTAACAGAGGATTTAAAAACAAAAGTTAGAGATAAACTAAAAACTGCAACCAAAGGTAAGCTCGAAGAAGCGCTTAAAGTGTTGGGGGAGTAAGGTGAATACCTCAAAAACAAAAAGTCGTCCCAACACTGTTCAAATGAAACTGTTTTGAAAACCTACTTGCAATCCAGTTTATAGCTACCCAACAAGTACAATGCATAGGAACGATCACCGATGGGTTAATCTTTTCTAGCTCCTGGATTGTTCTCTCGGTAAGCGGTATGAACTCAGGGCCTGTTAAATGGAATCCCCCCATAACAGCATAGACTGTATCAACACCTGTAATTTTTTTTGCATACTTAACAGTGTTGATTATTCCGGAATGAGCGCAACCCGTTATAACGACCAGCCCTTTCCCTCTTATATTCATTACCAATCCATGGTCATCCAGGATGAGGTCGGATTCAAAATTCCCTTCCCGTTCAATGATAGCCCCGGGCATCCCTTTTTCAAAGTCAGTGACTCGTTCTACCTCTCCTAGCGAAAATATCAACCCCGAAGCGAGGGCATGCGGTGTCTTCGTTTTGACAACATTGACCCCGGTTTTTTGAATAGATGACTCCTCTAAAATGGGCATCCCTATCTTGGCTCCTATAGGTAATGAAAGTGCCCGCGGTAAAAAGGCATCAGGATGAATAATTACTGAAATTCCACGGTGAGTCACTATCTCCAACACTTCAGGTAATGCCCCGAAATGATCCATGTGACCATGGCTTATCACTACTGCCTCTATTCCGGAAGTATCTACCGCTAACATCTCCATATTATGAGGCACTCCTATCTTTGACCAGCCTGCATCAAGTAGTACGCTGTGATCCGTACCATTCTTGAAGGCTTTAACCAGCAAACAAAGGCCGTGTTCTGCCAGGAGTGTATCAGAGGGTATTCTCCCTTCAACCGCCGGAGGTATCCTCTTTACCATTTCAGAAGGGGACTCACTCATCGGGAGGGTATGATCTGAATAGTTGTCTATAATTGTGGTGATTTCAAGCCTATCTGCTTCTTTTATTTGGATAGTGGGATTTTGTTCTCCATTCATATTGTGGTTCCTCCTTTAGTACGGAATTGAAAATTTACGTCTTCCGGAGAAGCTGATTGGCAGCAACCAAAAGCGGGTCGCATACCGGGCTAAAAGGCGGTGCGTAGGCAAGATCAACCTGTGAAAACTGAGCAATCGTCATTTTGGCTTTTTACAAGCCGGTTCTCTGTTTCTCCATTCCTGTCTGACCGTCCCCATATACGAGACTAACTCGCATAACATCTAACGAAAGGTTGTTACTCCATTTTTGCTTCTATCTCCTCTTCTCCTTTGGCGATTATCTCGACCGCAACCTCTTCAGTCAAGTATGTCGTTCCACACTTGGGACACTTCAATGCGTCAACAAAACCTGTCATCTCCAGATATGAAGACACCACCTCTTTTACTTCCATCTTCTCTTTACACTTAAAGCAGTACCATTCCTCCACTGTTATTCCCCCCCCAACTCCGTTCTGTGAGAATACGCTGTGTGTACTGTGTAAGCTCCATCTCCAGCAAGAGAATACTCCACATAAAACGTGACATCAGCAACTCTGAGCTTTGCCAGGAATTTGTCAGACCCCTGCTGATAGAGTTTCCCCTCTTTCGTTTCAGCGTTATGTTTATCAATGATCAGTTTCCCGTCCAGATGATCAATCTCGTGCAGAAATACTCTCGCCAAGAGTCCCGATGCCTCAAATTCTACGTCTTTCTCATTAACATCTCTTCCCCTGACTAGTATTCTGGCATTCCTTGTTATACTTACTGTAACGTCCGGTAGACTCAAACACCCTTCTTCCCCCATGGTATTCCCTTCGGATTCAACTATCTCCGGGTTGATCAATGGTATCAAACCGTAACCGGAGTTGACCACAACGACCCTCAAGAGTATACCAATCTGTGGGGCTGCAAGTCCAATCCCCTTATATAGATACATCCTCCTCGCCATGTCATCGATCATTTCCCTGTCTTTTGCATCAATGGCTTCTAGGGGGATCGCCTGTTGCCTTAAAACAGGATCAGGATATATTCTTTTATCGACGACTTCCTTCGAAAAGTATCTGATTATAAATGTTTTCTACCTGCCTTCTTGTCTCCTCCATCGATCCATCATTGTAGATAACGAAGTCGGCAAACTTCATCTTTTCGTTTATAGAAATGTGCGCTCCTATCCTATTTTTTGCTTCTTCCTCAGTAAATCCTCTTTCTTTCAATCTCCTTATCTGGTTTTCTTCACTGGCATAAACTACAACTGCCTTATCAACCAATGTATGCTTAATCTCAGCAGTTAGTAGTGGCACATCTTTAATTATTATAGCATTAGGGTCTTTAATCCTTATCTTCTTAACTAATCTTTCGTCCTCCCTAAATATCTCAGGATGAACTATCTGATTCAGCCTTTGTAACTTTTCAGGCTCCTTAAAGACTATTGCCCCCAATTTCTGTCGGTCAATAGTCTGGTCTTCGTTCAGAATATCTCTTCCAAAATATTCCACTACACCCTTCCACGCCCTTTTTTGGGGGAGCATCACCGCATGGCCAAGCACGTCCCAGTCAATCAAGTATGCCCCCAAATCTATAAAGAACTTAGTAACCGTGCTTTTCCCCGACGCAATACTGCCGGTTACACCAATGATAACCATCTTATGCTCCTGTTGAATCCTGTAATTTGGATGTCTGAACTGTTAAAGTAGTATCATTTCATGGAAGACATACGTTGAAGAAAGACACTATTTTTTGTAATTTCTCTTCCACGAGTCCCTCTTGTAAGCCAAATAGTCTTTTATTGCCTCTTTTAAGGTATTTGAGGCTAAAAGAGCGCAATGCTTGTTGTCTTCAGGCAGTCCACCCAATGCATTCAGGATAACCTCCTGGCTTATCTTTAATGCATCTCTTATATCCTTTCCAGTTGCCATCTCGGCTGCCATACTTCCAGCTGCAATTGTAGCTCCACAGCCGTCAGTCATAAACAAAGCTTTTGTTATCCTGTCATTCTTGACCTTCAAAAATATCTGTACGGTGTCTCCACACGGACCGGTTATATACCCAGCCCCATCCGGGTCTTGCATCTTACCAATGTTTTTCGGATTGAGCCAGCGATTTACAACCTCTTCTGAGAATGTCTCCCGGGCATCTTGAATAATAGATGCCTGTATCTCTTCAATCATCTTATCTACATCATAAGTATCGTCCTTAGCCATGCTTATGTCCACTCCTCTGTAATCTTTTTTGTCTATGAACAATTTCCCTTAATCTCTGCCGCATCTATTGCCACCAGAGCAGGGAGGGGTATCACAGCGCTCTTCCCTCCCGCAGCAAGTAGTTCCAGAGGGTCGGCTGCTGTCTTTGGATACGAAGGATGATACCGACATTAACTTTTCCAGATTAGAGCTCCCGCAACTCTTGCACAGAGAAAGATCACTGTGAGAACCAATGCCGGCCAATATTTCTGACACCTGCCCACATTGGCTGCAACGGTATTCATAAATTGGCATAAGTATTGCATCCTTAAGTCAAATAGTTTTCAGAAGATTGTTTAACTCCTCTGACATATGATGATCTGTAACGATCATCTCCAGTTCTTTTACCTCTTCTATCTCTTTAACTGCCTTTAGAATCTTGAAGGCCAGAGGAAAAACCAGTGGGCATACAGAAGAAGAGGGACGGAACTTGAAACTGACCTTACTTTCATTCGTAATCATCAGGTCTTTGATCAGCCTCATGCTGATTACATCCATCCCCGTTTCGGCATCTATTACAGTCTTTAATCTCTCGATGACCTTATCCTTTAAGTCCATCCTGAAGTTTAGCCTCTATCTTTTCCCACATCTTCTTAATTATCTCAGCAACAATTCCCGAATCATATTCCACTAACGCTTGACGCTCCACCATTGCCTTGGTTACAACAGGGTCATAAGGGATCTCTCCCACCACTTCTATGTTCTTATCTTGGCAGTAATCCTCTATCTTCCGTGTATTTTCCGGGTTGATGTCGCACTTATTAACACAGACCATGGCGGGGACATTGAAATGTTTAGCTACATCCAATACCCTTTCCAGATCGTGGATTCCTGAAAGCGTGGGTTCAGTAACTGCCAGAACCAGGGTTACACCAGTGAGGGCAGCAATGACAGGGCAACCTATACCAGGAGGGCCATCTATAATGATCAAATCCTTGTTTTCATCCTCGGCTATTAACCTAGCCTGCTGCCTTACCAGAGTAACCAGCTTCCCAGAGTTTTCTTCTGCGATCCCCAGCCTGGCGTGAACCATAGGGCCAAATCGCGTATCGGATATGAACCAGTACCCTGATAACTTCTCCCCCATTTTTATGGCACCAGTGGGGCAGGCATGCATACAGAGCCCGCACCCCTCACAGGAGATGGGGTCTCTCGTAAAATTATGGATAGCATCAAAACGGCAAACCTCCATGCAGATACCGCATTGATCACATTTGTCTTTATCCAAAGATGGGGCACGTCCTCCATAAAACTCTTTTCCTCTTTTTATATGTGGAGTCAGGATCAAGTGTAGATCGGCGGCATCCACATCACCATCGGCCATAACGTGGTTTTGAGCCAGTGCGGCAAATGCTGCTGTTATGGTGGTCTTTCCTGTCCCTCCTTTACCACTGATTACAGTCAGTTGCTTCATTCTCTCTTCTCCTGCCCTCTTTTTCTATCTCATAGTAAAGTTCTTGAAACCTTTTTTTGTTTTCAGGAAGCTCTTCTAGTAATGGAATGCCTCTGGAATATGCCTCCGCTATTCTTCTGTCCGCAGGAATTTCCAAAAGGATGGGAATCTTTTCTGTTTCGCAATACTGCCAGACCTTACGATCACCTATATCGGAGCAATTTATCAATAACCCTAAAGGGATGCCTAACTTCCTTACCATTTCCACTGCTAATTTAAGATCATTTAACCCAAAAGGGGTAGGTTCGGTAACCAGAAGACAGAAATCGCTCCCCTTTACCGCTTGCACTACCGGACATGAAGTGCCGGGTGAAGAGTCTATAATAACAGTCTTATGATTATTTATAAACCTCTTTTCTGTGCGGATCAGGGGGGGTGCCATCGGTTCTCCCACATTTAATATGCCGTGAACAAACTCGATATTTCCAGCCTTTCCCTTTTCGATTATACCGATCTCTCTTTCCACCTCTTCTATGGCACCCACCGGACAAATATATGAACACCCTCCGCAACCATGGCAGAGTTCAGGAAAAATGAGCACTTTCTGCTTTATAACTACAATGGCATTGAACTCACAGACCCGGACACACTCACCACAGTAAGTACATCTGGATTTGTCCACTTCAGGGACAGGAATACCTACGGAGATACTATCTTCTATTTGAGGTTTTAAGAAAAGATGTCCATTTGGTTCCTCCACATCGCAGTCCATGTATTGGGCATCCTTTAATGAAAGGGCAAGATTGACAGCAACCGTGGTTTTCCCTGTTCCCCCTTTTCCACTGGCAATAGAAATTATCATAATGGGCAACCTCTGAGATAAGAGAGGGCAAGAGAGAAAGGAGGACCCCAGGGTAGGTAGGAAGTACCCTGGAAAATGCATCTGCTCTCTGACTTTTACACTCTCTTGCCCCAGTTCTTTCTACTTTCTTACCATACTGGTGCCACATTTTGGACAGCTTATCTGGTTACATGGCGATCCTACGCGATGGGGGACTGTAGTGTTACAATTGGGGCAAATGCACTCTCCGCCGCGACCAGCGCCTGGCCTATTACCACCCATCCTTCCAGCGCCTCTACCACCCCTACCCATGCCTCTTCCTGTTCCTTGACCTCCCCCGCCGGGAGGCCCTGTTCCGTCTCCTCTGGGCATTTTTCTCACCCCTTCCTTTAATTATAGACTTTGAAAAACTCGCTTTCAGTCATTGCGAGGCGTGTGCATGCCGTGGCAATCTCTTTGATAATTAACACGTTATGAGATTGCCTCATAAGCCTTTGGCGGATTCGCAATGAGAAATTGGGCATTTTTCAAAGGTCTCAATTAGTGTCCATCAACAAATGAAACGAGGGAACTGATTATAATCGTCTAGCCCTTTTTCTTGAGGGCCTCTTTTACGTCCGAGATCCCTGTGGTTTGCTTTTTGTTAACAGGGTTTCCCCTTTCCTCCAGTTTATCTATCCTGTCCATGGCTTTTTCCAATTGAGATCTGAGTACCTGAGACTCCTCCTTCAAAACAGTAAGCTCATCAACCTTAGATGGCTGGCCTGGCCCCATTCCTCCACCACGACCCATGCCCATACCGAAGTGAGCGTCTACCGAGGGACCCGAAGCAAGGGGTCGCAATTTTCCGTTCTTATAGCCTTCTACTGCTTCTCTGACTTTTCCGGCAACTCCTGTAATTATACTTACACCGGCAGCCTGTAATGTGTTATATGCATTTGGTCCTGCATTCCCCGTAAGGACAAACTCTACCCCTTTATTGGCTACAAACTGGGCAGCCTGTATACCAGCCCCACCGGAAGCGCTAATGCTACTGTTCTCTATCGATTCAAATTGCATGGTATCCGGGTCAACAATAGTAAAGTACTGACACCGGCCAAAGCGGGGATCAACCTCGGCATCCAACCCTTTGCCGGTAGCACTAATACAGATTTTCATTTAATTCACTCCCTTCCAATGAGATAGGTTAGTTGGGTGAATTTACCACCCAAATCTTCTACCTCTACCCATACCTCTTCCCATACCAAAGCCTCTACCCGTACCTCTTCCCATGCCAAAGCCACCGTAAGGATAAGCCTGATATGGAGGATATTGATAGTTTCCGTATGGGTATCCTGCAAATGGTGCTCCGTAGTGATATCCCATATAGGGGTCTCTCCTTCCCGCAAAGTTGGGGTTACAAAATCCCCTCCCTCCCCCGGTCATTGGACCGAGTCCTCTTGGCCCTGTTCCATCAAATCCTGGCATACGTTTCACCTCCTTTTAGTGATCACATATATTAGCCCCGGTCACTAATCTGTCATTAAGGAAATCCTCAATTACATTATCTATCAAACCTGAAGCCCCTGTGATAACAATAATCCCTTTTTCGGCAAACAACCCTTGTGCCCTTCCACCCATACCACCGGCAATGATGCAATTTACCCCCTTTTCTGCTAAAAATACCGGCAAAAAGCCAGGCTCATGACCAGGGTTATCTATCAAATTCCTGGTTATTACCTTTCCGTCCTCTACCTTGGCAATGGTATAGGATCTGCAATGGCCAAAATGCTGGGAAACCATGTTGCCATCAGTAGCAACAGCTATCTTCATTGTTTTATCCCCCTTTATTATTAATGTTTTTTACCCTTCAACATCTCCTTCACCTTAGATATACCTGTAGCTCCCTCCTTTATTAATGCGGATTTTGCTAAGGAACCATTAACAAACCTCTCACATTTCTCACCAATCTCTCTAAAGGCTTCGGTTGCCTCTGAGTCTGGAACGTTCTCCACAAAGGGTATTCCCCTGTCAGATTTTTGAACGATGTCCGGATCAAATAATATCCTTCCAAGAAATGGAACCCGAAGTTCTGAAGCTGCCTTCTCTCCCCCCCCTATCTTGAAGAGATCGATAGCTTTTCCGCAATGAGGGCAGGAGAACCCGCTCATATTCTCAACAATTCCTACCACGGGGATTTTCAGCATCCGGCTGAAAGTTACCGCTTTCCTGGAATCAAGGAGGGCCACGTCCTGAGGGGTGGTTACGATAATCGAACCATCCACATTATTGATCAACTGGGCAATGCTCAAGGGTTCATCACCTGTTCCGGGCGGAAGGTCAACTATCAGGTAATCGAGATCACCCCATGAGACTTCGCTTAAGAACTGTTTAAATGCCCCATGCTTCAGAGGTCCCCGCCAGACGATAGGATTATCAGGGTCAGTAATGAGAAATGCCATACTAACTACCTTGAGATTTGGATTAAAAGAAACCGGTTTTATCCCATCAGGCGATCCCTCAAGCCTTTTCATGTCCAGACCCAACATCTTAGGTATATTAGGACCGTGTATATCTGCATCGAGTAGGCCAACCGCGAATCCATTTCCGGCCAGAGTCACTGCCAGGTTAGCAGCTACTGTACTTTTGCCTACTCCCCCCTTTCCACTCATCACCATAAATTTATGCTTTATCTTTCCAATCGTTTCCCTGAGTAATGCCTCGGTATGAGCATCCTTCTCCTCTTGTGAGCACGTGCCCTCTTGACCGCAGGTTTCACAGGTAGAGTCTCTATCACATTTCTCCTGACTCATAATAACCTAGCCCCCTTCATTTTTTCTTATCATTCATTGCCCATGGTGGCCCAAAGAATTTACCCTTTCTTCCTCTGAAACTCCTGCCTCCCCTTCTACATATCCTGAGGCCAGGCTCTAATTCCCCATTTAAAAACAGACTTAGTGCCTCGCTGGCCTCACCAGCAATCTCTGGAATAACCGATATCCCCAGATTTCTAAGCTGATTATGGCAGAACCTGTCTATACCCCCGCAGATAAGGGTATCAATCCTCAGAGAAGCAAACTGGTCAAACCATCGAGGAAGCGCCAATCCGGTCATAGATATCGTTTTTTGAGTTGTAACTTTGCCATCTTCTATTGTTAATATCCATATCTCCTGGGAAAAACCAAAACGGGGAGATATCCAATTGCCAAAAAGAGGTATGGCAACATTCATCTTCCACCTCCATTGTTAAGTAACAGCAAATAGTATGCCATGGACATTTTTTGGGGGGGGATATTTAAGAAAGATTATTGATTAAAACAAGTTGAGGGAATTGATGGGTTATGAGCAAGGGAGGGAAGGGGCGATATCTAGATGCAATAATACATCGTATCGCATGCAACAGTTGCATAAATGCAACCACAACCGGTATTTAAATGCCGTACTTCTTCATCTTTCTCCATAGAGTGGATCGGTCAATCTTTAATTCCTTTGCTGTTGCTACTCTATTCCCATGGTACTTATCAAGAATTCCCCTGATTAACTCTGCCTCAGCATCCTTTAAGGGATGACTCATGGCTGGTTTTCGTGGAACTTCTCTCTCTCTAAAACCCCTGGTAAGCTCCGGCGGCAGGTGTTTTATCTCAATGATTCTGTCCTTACAAAGGACAAAGGCATGTTCGATGATATTTTCCAATTCCCTTATGTTGCCGGGAAAGTCATACCCCATCAGAAATTCCATCACAGTATCAGAAACCCCAACGATAATCTTCCCTTTCCTTAGATTGAACTTGTGAATAAAATTGTCTATAAGAAGGGGGATATCTTCCCTCCGTTTAGCCAGAGGAGGGAGTTCAATCTTTACCACATTAAGCCGATAAAAGAGATCCTCCCTGAAGCTTCCGGTTTTAACTAAATCAGAGAGGCTTTTGTTAGTGGCGGTTATTGCCCTTACATTAGCCTTAACTGGGCTTATTCCCCCCAGGGATTCATATTCTTTTTCCTGTAAGACTCGAAGGAGTTTTATCTGAAGAGCAGGAGACATATCCCCTATCTCGTCCAGAAAGATGGTGCCTCCTTCTGCCAGGGCAAATCGGCCCGGTTTATTTTTTTTGGCATCGGTAAATGCCCCTTTAACATAACCAAAGAGTTCAGATTCTAAGAGTGTGTCAGGGAGTGCTCCACAGTTTACCTTTATATAAGGGTGGTTTTTTCGATGACTCAGGTTATGGATAGCCCTGGCAAAAAGTTCTTTACCAGAACCGCTTGGCCCCTGGATCAGGACTGTTGAATCACTTTCGGCAATATCCGGGAGTATATGGAATATCTCCTGAATTTGATGATTTTTGCTGATAATGTCCTCAAGGGAATACTGTTTGGATATCTCCTTTTTTAATTCTTCTTCTACCGAGATATCCCTGAAGGTCTCTACTGCCCCAATGACCTCTCCTTTCTCCTCTTTGAGGACAGCCGTGTTGATACTGACCGGCACTTCTTTTCCCTCTTTGTTCAGGATGTTGACGGGTAAATTGATAATAGCTTTGCCTGTCCTCAGGGTCTGTTTGAGGGCACAGTGAGTCTGGCAGATATTGGTTCTGAAAATATTGAAACAATACTGCCCGATAGCTTCATTTCTTGTAAATCCTGTAATATCCTCTGCCGCTCGATTAAAGGAGGTAATTTGGTCCTGATCATTTATGGTGAATACCCCATCAGCTATACTATCCAGTATAATATTTAAAAAGGAAGCCCCCTTATCTGCCTTCATGGTTAATATTATAAACTCAATCGGTAGATTTATCAAGGTTTGAGTGAAAGTTTTTCGGCAAACACCCGTTCTCTTTTTCGTTGACTTACTCCAATAGAGTTGGTTAAATAGTCTTTATTATGAATATTTTACTTATCGAAATAAATCCGTTCATACCTCCATCTGTCCCTATTTCCATCGCCTATATTGCAGCCTTTTTGAGGGGTCACGGGTTCAATGTAAATGTTATGAATATTGGAGAGAACGCCCCTTTTTCTCTTAATCTTCTCCATTCATATATCCGCGATTTTAAACCATCGCTGATAGGGTTTTCTACCTATCAGCGAAACATCCTCTTTGTTATCGGGCTGGCAAATTATGTAAAGTCCATTGACCCGAAGATCAAGATTGCAATAGGCGGCCCTCAGGCTACTTTTATGCCACCTTCTGCATTTCAATCCATCGGCTCTATCGATTATATATGTAGAGACGAAGGCGAAATTGCTCTTCTGAACGTAGCCTCGGCCATTAGAGATGGAATTGACAATACTGCAATATCAGGGAACTCCTGCAAATGCGAAGACGGTCTGTTTTACGATGGTCCCGGTGTAGAAGCCTATAGTGATCTGGACAGATACCCCTCCCCTTATCTTCATAACGACCTTATTAATTTCTCTAACCTTGAAGAGGCAATCCTGTTTACTTCAAGAGGGTGTCCCTATAGATGTGTCTTCTGTTATACACCTAACGCTTTTAAACGAAAGGTCAGGTTTCATTCTGTTGAGAGGGTAATAGAGGAAATTGACTGGATTTACCGTAAAGGCATTAAAAAGTTCTGGTTTGCAGACCCGAGTTTTTCCATCAATATTGATAGAATAGATCAACTGATGGAAGAGATTCTCCGAAGAAACCTTAAGATACAGATATGGCTTGAAACCAGAGCGGATCTTGTCAATGACGAGCTTATGAAAAAGATGAAAGCCACAGGAGTTTATCTTGTTGCCTACGGGCTGGAATCGGCATCGGGGAAGGTTCTTAAAGGTCTCAAAAAAGACATTTCTCTGGATGACATGCGAAGGGCAATAGAATTAACCCAGAATAATGGCATAGACGTAGAGTTATTTACTCAATACGGTCTTCCCAATGAGACCTTTGATGATGCGATGAAGACATTACAGTTTCTAAAAGACAATGATGTAAAAGTAAGGGGGAACTCTAACTCCCAGCAGATGCAGGTGTATTTTGGCACGGATGTATTCAACTCTTATCACGAATATGGTGTTCGTCCACTGGAAAAGAACATACCTGCATATATGTCCATAGGGAAACAGTACGAGACAGAACATCTGTCCTCTGAGAAACTTAAGAAAATCAGGTTGATATGGGAAAAGGAATCCCTTGATGGGGTGAAGAGAAAGGTTTCATAGGGTATAATACGTTATAATAAACCATATAATCATTTGTTGGGCTGAAATATGACAACTTCAATCGATACAATACTTTTTCGGGATCTAGCCAAACAAGATCCGAAAGATGTTTGCAGGCGGGCATTATGTGAATACGATGACGGGAAAAAGTATTATACCTTATCTGTATGGGGTGACGATTATGTGATATATCCTCATCAGTTTAAGATTGATCGTATTACCACTAACTTTCCAAGCCCTCATGATTATTTTCATCATTTCATTATACATTATCTTCTGAAATCAAAAGAAATTGAAATTTACAACGAATGGATATCCGAGAAAGACATTCCTGGTGGTGTTACATTTTTTCGTGGCCCTCATGAAATACCAAGTTATTTAATCTCTAGACAATATGCCAATGATATTAACGGATTCAGAAAAAGATGTGAACAACTTCACGGCATTTCACTTGACATGGCAGATGCGGCATACAGCTTTAAAATAACAACACACATTCCGGTGGCTGTTCTATATTGGAAGGGAGATGACGATTTTTCCGCTGAATCGAAAATACTCTATGATAGTAGCATTACTGAACATTTAACATCTGATATTATATTTGCTTTAGCAGTCGAAATTTGCACAAGAATAGGGAATCCCTTGATGGGGTGAAGAGAAAGGTTTCATAGGGGGGTATTGTCAAATTTATATCAAGATAAGCATGGGAGCAGGTCTTATTGACCGGTAAAGCGAGGTTAATATGAGCAAAGAATTAATAAGCGACAAGAGTTTAATAAACGAAATCAAAGAGTTAATTGAAAAAAGCAGACAACAGGTTGCCTTATCGGTCAACGCGACAATGAGCTTTTTGTATTGGCAAATCGGAAAAAGAGTAAATGAAGAAATCTTACATTATAAAAGGGCAGAATATGGAAAGCAGATTATTGCTACACTGTCACGACAATTGGAAATGGAGTATGGAACGGCATTTTCAGAGAAGAACCTACGAAGAATGATGCAGTTTGCTGAGGTTTTTCAGGATGAACAAATTGTCGTA
This genomic window from Thermodesulfobacteriota bacterium contains:
- a CDS encoding radical SAM protein, which codes for MNILLIEINPFIPPSVPISIAYIAAFLRGHGFNVNVMNIGENAPFSLNLLHSYIRDFKPSLIGFSTYQRNILFVIGLANYVKSIDPKIKIAIGGPQATFMPPSAFQSIGSIDYICRDEGEIALLNVASAIRDGIDNTAISGNSCKCEDGLFYDGPGVEAYSDLDRYPSPYLHNDLINFSNLEEAILFTSRGCPYRCVFCYTPNAFKRKVRFHSVERVIEEIDWIYRKGIKKFWFADPSFSINIDRIDQLMEEILRRNLKIQIWLETRADLVNDELMKKMKATGVYLVAYGLESASGKVLKGLKKDISLDDMRRAIELTQNNGIDVELFTQYGLPNETFDDAMKTLQFLKDNDVKVRGNSNSQQMQVYFGTDVFNSYHEYGVRPLEKNIPAYMSIGKQYETEHLSSEKLKKIRLIWEKESLDGVKRKVS
- a CDS encoding DUF3786 domain-containing protein — translated: MTTSIDTILFRDLAKQDPKDVCRRALCEYDDGKKYYTLSVWGDDYVIYPHQFKIDRITTNFPSPHDYFHHFIIHYLLKSKEIEIYNEWISEKDIPGGVTFFRGPHEIPSYLISRQYANDINGFRKRCEQLHGISLDMADAAYSFKITTHIPVAVLYWKGDDDFSAESKILYDSSITEHLTSDIIFALAVEICTRIGNPLMG
- a CDS encoding sigma 54-interacting transcriptional regulator, which produces MKADKGASFLNIILDSIADGVFTINDQDQITSFNRAAEDITGFTRNEAIGQYCFNIFRTNICQTHCALKQTLRTGKAIINLPVNILNKEGKEVPVSINTAVLKEEKGEVIGAVETFRDISVEEELKKEISKQYSLEDIISKNHQIQEIFHILPDIAESDSTVLIQGPSGSGKELFARAIHNLSHRKNHPYIKVNCGALPDTLLESELFGYVKGAFTDAKKNKPGRFALAEGGTIFLDEIGDMSPALQIKLLRVLQEKEYESLGGISPVKANVRAITATNKSLSDLVKTGSFREDLFYRLNVVKIELPPLAKRREDIPLLIDNFIHKFNLRKGKIIVGVSDTVMEFLMGYDFPGNIRELENIIEHAFVLCKDRIIEIKHLPPELTRGFREREVPRKPAMSHPLKDAEAELIRGILDKYHGNRVATAKELKIDRSTLWRKMKKYGI